The region GTTGAAGATGCAGGAGATTCTGAAAACTTAAAACCAGGTCAAATCCTTTCACCAAGAGAGCTTAGGGATGAGAACTCGTTGTTAAGACGTGAAGATAAGAACCTTGCAACGGCAAGAGACGTAACTGCTGCAACCGCAACACCGGTTCTTCAGGGTATTACTCGAGCATCGCTACAAACAAAATCGTTTATTTCTGCGGCTTCCTTCCAGGAAACTACCAAAGTATTGAACGAGGCTGCCGTAAGCGGTAAGATCGATAAACTTGAAGGATTGAAAGAAAATGTAATTGTAGGACATAGAATTCCTGCAGGTACAGGTATGCGTGAGTACGATAGCATTATCGTTGGTTCTAAAGAAGAATTTGACGAAATGATGGAACATAAGCAAGAAGTTAATTATAACTAATGCCTATAAAAAGAGCCGCAAACGCGGCTCTTTTCTTTTTATAAAATGAGGAATCCCGATCTAAAGTCGGGATTTTTTGTACTTTTATATTACGCGATAAATAGAGCGCTCCGATGATTTCTTCGGAATCTTTTAAATAAAATTCAATTTAATATTATGAGTGAAGAAAAAAAGAAACCTAAAAAGGGTCAGATAAACATAGAACTTGATGAAGCTATAGCCGAAGGAACTTATTCCAATTTAGCTATTATCAATCATTCAGTTTCAGAATTTGTGGTAGATTTTGTGAATATTATGCCGGGAAGGCCTAAGAGTAAAGTGAAATCGAGAATTATTTTAACGCCACAACATGCGAAGCGGTTATTGAAAGCTTTAAACGATAATATTCAGCGTTTTGAAAAAGCCCATGGCGAAATTAGAGATTACGAAAAGGCCCCAATGCCATTAAATTTTGGACCAACCGGTCAGGCATAATTCAGCTTAAAATATCTTTTGAAACCCACAGAACAATCAATTCTGTGGGTTTTTTATGAACCTAAAATAACGAAAAAGATTTTAGTAAATATTACCTAACTTAGAAGTATAGCAACTTGAAAAGATTCTTCAGTTTAAAATAAGCAAACAATGGTAAAAAAAGCTTCCAATTCTAAACCCAAAAAACGCATCGCCGCAATAGACCTTGGTACCAATTCATTCCACGCTGTTTTAGTGGATATTTATCCCGACGGCAGTTTTCGTACGGTAAATAAATTAAAAGAAATGGTTATCCTCGCTGAAAAAGGATTGGAAGATACCTTAAGCCGGGATGCTTTGGACCGCGGTCTGGAAGCTCTAAAAAGAATAAAATTTTTATGTGATAGCCATAAGGTAGAAAACATTCTTGCCTTTGCAACCAGTGCTATTCGGGAAGCTAAAAATGGAGGTGATTTTATTAAAGAAGTGGGAGAGCATGTGGGGATAAGAGTGCGTGCCATTTCAGGAAAAATGGAAGCCGAAATGATTGGTTTAGCCATTAGGCATAGTATCGTTTTAGGAGAAGAAATGGTGCTTATGGCCGATATTGGCGGTGGTAGCGTTGAATTCATTATTGGTAACGAAAAAGAATTTATCTACTACAATAGTTTAAAACTAGGTGTGGCGAGAATGGCCGCGGCATTTGTAGATTCAGACCCTATTGAAGAAAAAGACATTAAAAGGCTACAAAAACATTTTGCCAAAGAACTGGAAGAAGTTTTGAAACTGGCCAAAAAGCATAAGGTTAAAACCATTATTGGTTCTTCGGGAACTATGGAAAATATAGGCGAAATGGTAGCAAATAGAAATTCTATAACTGCCAAAAGAAGCCTTAACGAATTAGAATTTAGCGCAGCCGACTTTAAAGATTTATACAAGGATTTTATTAAACTAGATAAAAAAGAGCGGCTCAAAGAAAAAGGGCTGGAAGAAAAGCGAGTGGATATTATTAACCCGGGAATGGTTTTAGTGAAATTTCTCGTAGATAAATTTAAGATTGAAAGTATTAAAATTTCTGAAGCTGCGCTTCGGGAAGGTATGATCCTTAATTATATCAATAATCAAAAAGAACAACTTAACCTGGATCTTGTAGCTAATTTTAAAGATCCTCGTCGCAGAAGTATTTATGAGTTGCTAAGAAAATGCAATTGGCCCGAGAAGCATTCCCGGCACGTTTCAAACTTTGCATTGCAGCTTTTTGATGAATTCAAGGAAGAATTAAAATTAAAAGAATCAGACAGGGAATTGCTGGAGTACGCGAGTTTAATGCACGATATAGGTTATTATATTTCTTATAGAAAACATCATAAACACGCCTTATACCTTATTCGATATTCAGATTTATTAGGTTTTAAGGAAGATGAAATAAATATTATGGCAAATGTGGCCAGGTATCATAGAAAATCTACACCTGCTAAACGCCACGAGCATTACAAGCAGTTAAATAAAAAAACACGAAAGAGGGTTAAGAAACTTTCTGCATTATTAAGGGTTGCCGATGGTCTCGATAGAAGTCATTATCAAAATGTAGAAAAACTGGAAATCAACAATAAGAAGAATAAAATTCAACTAATTATTACTACTCATAGTGATCCAGAACTCGAAATTTGGGGAACTTTAAGAAAAGGTGACTTATTAGAAAAATTAACCGATAAGAAGCTGGAAGTTTTTCACGTAGTTGATAATGAAAAAAAGTAATTCAGCTAATTAAAAGCTAATCTTTGTACTTCTTAAAATAAATGCGTGCTGCTTTCATTACTCTTGGCGCAAGAATTAAAGTAGAGATCATTGTTGGGATCGCCATTAAAGCAAAAAAACCGTCGATTAAATTAATCATCATACTTAGAGAAGTCGTTGCTCCCAAAAGAATACTAATAATATAAAAGTAGTTGTAATAATGTTTGTTTTCTGCGCCTGCCAGGTAAGAAAGACATTTTGTTCCGTAGTAGGAGAATGAAAACAAAGAGGAAATACTAAAGGCCGCAATACAAAGTAATAAAAGATAATCTCCAACATAGGGAATAGAATCTTCAAAAGCGGCTGCGGTTAAGCTTACTCCATTTACATCTGAAGTTTGCCAAATTCCCGTTACCAGTATACATAGTGCCGTAAGTGTACAAACCACTAAAGTATCAATCGCAGGCCCCAACATCGCCACCAATCCTTCCCGAACAGGTTCTGAAGTTTTACTGGCCCCGTGAGCCATTGTTGCGGTCCCTATGCCTGCTTCGTTAGAAAAAGCGCCTCTTCTTACTCCAAGAATAATTAAACCACCCAGCACGCCGCCAAGCATTGGTTCGCCTTTATAGTTTTCTGCAGCAAAAGCATCGGTAAAAATTGTGGAAAAATAATAAGGCACCACATCGTAATTAACAATTAAAATAATAATTACCGACACAAAATAGAGGGCCACCATTGCCGGTACTAATTTTGAGACGGTTTTACTTATGCGTTGTAATCCCCCAAGGATCACTATTGAAGTGAGAATGACTAAAATAATCCCAATAATAAGGTTTGTTCCAAAACCGGTAGGAATATTATTAGGTTCTAGAAGAATAAAATTTATAGCCTGTGTAAGTTGATTTACATTGAAAACCGGTAAGGCTCCAATAAGCCCGGCTACACTAAAAAAGACGGCCATAAACTTCCATTTTTTGCCAAGGCCTTCTTCAATAAAATACATCACTCCACCCTGAATATTTCCCTGGGTATCTTTACCTCTGTACATTACGGCAAGGGTGTTGGTAAAAAATTTAGTGGCCATACCAACAACCGCACTTACCCAAAGCCAAAAAATAGCACCCGGCCCGCCTAAAGCAATAGCTACGGCAACCCCGGCAATATTTCCCATTCCCACGGTAGAGGAGAGGGCAGTAGAAAGTGATTGGAAATGGTTTATTTCCCCGGGATCGTTGGGGTTATTATATTTTCCGCGTAAGAGATCTAAGGAATGACCTAAGTATCGAAATGGAAGAAAATTAGATAAAATAAGCAGGTAAAATCCGCCGCCAATTAATAAAATTACTAAAGGAAGTCCCCAAACCGCCGAAGCAAATTGGGAAACAAATTCATCTAATTCATTCATAAAACCTCAATTATGCTGAAAATATATGAAATTAAGTCCTATTAAACACAGCGTACTAATAGGTTTCTTTCAATCTAAGCATTACTGGTTTAGAATCAGAAACTTAAAATTCTGAAGTAAAATGGAATTTAATCGAACGATACTTATCCTGCGTCATTTGTAATGAAAATTGGGAATCTGCTAAAAATACCAATTGTCCTTTTTTATCCTTAGCCAGAAATTTAGCTTTTAATCGTTTAAAATCTTTGAATTCTTCGCTTTTTTCATCTTCAGCCTCTACCCAGGTGGCTTTGTAAACGTTTAGGTTTTCGTAGGTGCATTTCGCGCCGTATTCGTGTTCCAACCTGTACTGAATAACTTCAAACTGAAGCGCTCCCACGGTTCCAATAATCTTTCGTCCGTTGAGTTCTAATGTAAAAAGCTGCGCTACACCTTCATCCATCAACTGGTCAACTCCTTTAGCGAGTTGTTTCGATTTCATTGGGTCGGCGTTGTTGATATATCTAAAATGTTCTGGGGAAAAACTTGGAATTCCGCGGTAATTTAAATTTTCACCTTCGGTAAGGGTATCTCCAATTTTAAAATTTCCCGTATCGTGTAAGCCTACAATATCACCGGCATAAGAAACATCTACAATTTCTTTCTTTTCAGCAAAAAATGCATTAGGACTGGAAAATTTCAGGTTTTTATTGTGTCTAACGTGTAAATAGGCTTTATTACGTTCAAACTTTCCTGAAACGATTTTTATAAATGCCAGGCGATCGCGGTGTTTGGGATCCATATTGGCGTGGATCTTAAAAACAAAACCGGTAAATTTATCTTCATCGGGTTTTACCAGGCGTTCTTCACTTTCTTTAGGTCTTGGCGTAGGTGCAATGTTTATAAAGCAATCTAATAATTCCCGAACTCCAAAATTATTTAAGGCCGAACCAAAGAACACGGGTTGTAAGCGGCCTTCCAGGTAAGCATCTTTATCAAATTCTGGATAAACGCCTTGTGCGAGTTCCAGTTCTTCCCTTAAATTATTTGCTGCAGTATTGCCAATTAATTCATCTAATTTATTAGAAGTTAGATCAGAAATTTCAATAGTATCCTCAATGTCTTTTTTAGGATCGCCGGTAAAGAGGTTTACATTCTTTTCCCAAATATTATAAATCCCTTTAAAGTCGTAGCCCATTCCAATAGGGAAACTTAAAGGCGTTACGGTAAGGTTTAATTTTTGTTCAATTTCATCAAGTAATTCAAAGGCATCTTTCCCTTCCCGGTCCATTTTATTAATAAAAACGATCATTGGGATGTTTCGCATCCTACAAACTTCTACCAGTTTTTCGGTTTGTTCCTCTACACCTTTTGCAACATCTATTACCACAATAACGCTATCTACAGCAGTTAAGGTTCTAAAAGTATCTTCAGCAAAGTCCTTGTGACCCGGAGTATCCAGGATATTGATTTTAATATCTTTATATTCAAAAGCTAAAACCGAAGTCGCTACCGAAATTCCCCTTTGGCGTTCAATCTCCATAAAGTCACTGGTCGCGCCTTTTTTGATCTTGTTAGATTTTACCGCCCCGGCCTCCTGAATTGCGCCCCCAAAAAGCAGCAATTTCTCAGTAAGCGTTGTTTTACCCGCATCGGGGTGAGAGATAATCCCAAAAGTTCTTCTTCGTTTTAGTTCTTTCTGAAAACTTTTCATCTATAAAAATATTAATTGGGTAGTTTGCTTCGGTTACTACGAGACAAAGCCCTCTATGGTAAATGATAATTACAAGCTTTTATGCCGGATAATTTAGAGCTGCAAAAGTACTATTATTTTGAGGAAAATTAAGGATAATTTATTTGCTCCTTTGTTAGACTTCCTTCAGGATTTTAGCAAAAACCTGTTAAAAATCTTCGGCTTTAAAAACATTCATTAATTTTACAATTATGGGGCAGTATTTAATAAGATCGATAGTTTTTTTGAGTTTGCTATGTGCCGGCTATAACTGCGTTGGGCAAATAAATGAGCAGGTGATTGCTCCCGGTGCTTATGTAATTAATATGGGCTCGAATCCTCAAACCGCAGAAAATTCCTTACAAGCTTATGGTTTGATTTATAATTTATTGAAAGATGAGAAGATTGAAGTAAAGTGGGTAATAAGCCCAGAGAAAGAAAAAGACGGGACAGATTTCACCTATAAGGAAACTGCTTTTAAAGGGAGTGCTTTTATTATCCCGGTTTCTTATATCACCGGGGATATTAAAAAAATAATTACGTCCTGGGAGGAAAAAGGAGTTGTAGGGCTTTATTTAGAAGCATCCATTCGCGTTCCGGTTTTCTCGAGTTTATCGGTAGCGCCACGCTGGACTTTAGATCGGGAAAACGGTTACATAGCCTTGCCATTTTTTAAAGCGGCTGCAATTCCTGAAGAAGCTTATGGAGGCAATAGCAGTAAAAACTGGAAGTCACCCGAAAATCTTGGAGTTTGCGATGATATTTTTGTAATGCCCCATGCCGATCCCGGTTTTACAACTCACAAAAATCTTTATACCTGGAATAGTAAATATAAAGGGGCGATTTGGGCCGGTTGTCACGCGGTAAGTAAACTGGAAAACCTGTCGGGAAATATTAAATTTCAAGATAAAGATAGCACCGAATTTATTCAGTTAAATTTTTTGAGTTCAGGTTTTCCCGGGGCACAGAGTGCGGGTTTAATTCACTATAAAAACCATCGGCACGGTACGCCACCTTATCAAAACTTATTACCTGCCGATCCTGTAGCACAGTATATGGGTAGGCCAGATAAAGCACATTTAAACGGTTCTGAAAGAATTTTTCTTCCGAAGAAAATAAATAGGTGGCGAAAAGAAACAAGGAAAATTGTGATAGATGAAGATGCGCCAGATATTCCTGAAATTGCTGAGGATACCGCGGTGGTGACCGCTTACGGCCACGCTTATGGAAATCCTGAAAATGGATTGGTGATGTACCAGGCGGGGCATAGCATTTACGGCAAAGAACCTTCAAATATAGCAGCATTGCGAGCTTTTTTTAACTGGAGTTTTTATGCTACAGAAATTAAACGAAGAAAGAATGCACTGGAATTTGGAAATTTGAATGGTCAACCTGTGCTCGATGCTAAAGTTGGTGATGACCTTACGGGAATACTGCGCTTAAAGCCTATTCATTTTGATTTGGATAAATCTGAAATTAGGCCAGGAGATAAACCGGCATTGGATAGTATTGTCACTTTTATGAAAATTCATCCGGCATTATTGCTTGATATAAGGTCGCACACCGATAGCCGGGCAAATGATGCTTATAATATGCAACTTTCAGAAAGAAGGGTTGAAGCAACAATTAAGTATTTAATAGCAAAAGGAATATCTGAAGCCCGAATTACCGGGAGAGGTTATGGCGAAACGGAGCTGCTAAATAATTGCGGTAATAACTATAAATGCACTGAAGCCGGGCACGAAGAAAACAGGCGATCAGAATTTATTCTGGCTATAGATTGTGACATTTATTCGAAAAATGAATTTTAAAGGTTTTCTTGCTCTCCTGGTAGAAATGCAACATAATTTTAGGAAATGTAGACTTGTAAAACCCCCTCTTCATTTCGTACATTTGGCACTCAAAGAAAAAAATGGGAACAGATAAGGTAATATTAGTAAACGAAAACGACGAGCAAATTGGCGTGATGGAGAAGATAGAGGCTCACGAGAAAGCTTTACTGCATCGGGCATTTTCAGTCTTTGTTTTTAATGAGAAAGGCGAGTTAATGATCCAGCAGCGAGCACATTCTAAATACCATTCTCCGGGATTGTGGACCAACACTTGTTGTAGTCATCAGCGCGAAGGAGAAAGCAATGTTGCTGCCGGGAAAAGAAGGCTTCAGGAGGAAATGGGCTTTAGTACCGATTTAAAGGAAGTTATGAATTTTATTTACAAAGCTCCTTTTGATAACGGACTTACTGAACACGAATTTGACTATATTATGATTGGAAATTATGAAGATGATCCCAATCCCAATCCCGATGAAGTGGCTAATTGGAAATGGATGAGCCTGGAAGCAATAAAATCTGATATGGAAGTGAACCCTGGCGTATATACCGAGTGGTTCAAGATTATTTTTGATAAATATTATTTAAGTATTCAAAAATGAGATTAAGTGTACATAGAAAAGCTCATTTCAATGCGGCGCATCGCTTGTATCGCAAAGATTGGAGTGATGAGAAGAACCTGCGGGTTTTTGGAAAATGCAGCAATCCGCACTATCACGGGCATAATTATGATCTTATTGTAAAGGTTACCGGTGAGATAGACCCGGAAACCGGATTTGTAATGGATTTAAAACGACTCAAAGATCTAATATACGAAGAAGTTGAAGTGCCTTTTGACCATAAGAACTTGAATGAAGAGGTGCCGCCTTTTAACGAACTTAATCCTACAGCTGAAAATATCGCGGTAGTAATTTGGAATAAAATCAGGGAAAAATTAAAAGCTGAACTCGATTTGGAGATCACTTTATATGAAACTCCTAGAAATTACGTAACCTATAAAGGAGAATAGATGGCACTTAAAATTGGCGATAAATTACCGAGATTAACTTTAAAAGATCAAGATGGGGAGAACTACCATTTTTCTAGAGTAGAAGATAAAGCTTTGGTAATCTTTTTCTACCCAAAAGATTTTACTCCCGGCTGTACCAAAGAAGCTTGTAGTTTTAGAGATCATTATGAAGAATTCCAGGATTTAGGTGCCGAAGTAATTGGGATAAGTACCGATAATGAAAGTTCTCATAAAAAATTTGCCTCTAAACACCAACTTCCCTTTGTGCTACTTTCAGATAAAGAAAAGCGTGCCCGTCAGGCTTTTGGCGTGAAACCGGGTTTACTGGGTTTACTTCCGGGAAGGGAAACTTTTGTATTTGATAAAGATAAAAAATTGATACATAGATTTAATAGTATGGGAGCTTCACAGCATATTCCCGAAGCGCTTAATTCCCTTAAGAAAATTCAGGAAAAATAATTTTAGTTCTGCTGTAATTTGTATTAAAAAATAGTCTAAATTCGCAGCCGAAATTTAAGTGATATGGCAAGTAAGAGATTATTAAAAAGAGATGTGAATTACGTAATGGGAGACATTATTGATGCAGCATACATACATCAAATGGCTAACCCTGACGACGCATCTAAAACTGAAGCGATTGTAGACGAAGCCATTGCAGAATTTGATGAATTGATCACTAAGATCAATCAAAAAGATGTAGAAAATAAAAAGCAACATTTTAAAGCGATAGAAAAAGAGTTGGAAGCAAAAGCTGAAGCCCTAATCGTGAAGATAAACGCTTTATAGAAATTAGTTGCCGATGTAGCTCAGCTGGCTAGAGCAGCTGATTTGTAATCAGCAGGTCGTGGGTTCGAGTCCCTCCATCGGCTCTTTGTAAAGACCCATTCCTTTTCGGAGTGGGTTTTTTCATGGAATCCTTTAAATGTCATCCTGAATTTATTTCAGGATCTAGGTTGTAGCTAATCAAAACATGTTAGAAGCTGAAAAAGTTCAGCTTGACGCAACAAGGTTTTTCATACAGCCTCTTTTATAGTGAAAGATTATGGGTTGTATTGAACTTGTGTCTATTAATGCAAAACCTCCAACTCCAGTTTTTTAGAAGAATTCGCCTGAATTTCCTTGAATTCAGTTATATTTTCTTCGATTTTTTTATTCCAGAAAGGAATCATTTTTGAAAGTTTTTGTTGCCATTTTTTAGATTCTATTTTTTCAGGAAAAGCAATATTAATTACATTCAACATAATAGAAACCGCAACTGAAGCTCCTGGCGATGCACCTAATAAAGCGGTGATACTACCATCTTTACTGTGAACTACATCGGTTCCAAATTCTAAAATCCCGCCTTGTTCTTCATCTTTTTTAATGATTTGAACCCGTTTTCCGGCTACTTTTAATTCCCAGTCTTCTGGCTTTGCATCTTTAATAAATACGCTAAGATCTTCCATTCGGTCAGAATGATCCATAGTTACCTGCTGCATCAGGTATTTCGTAAGTGGTAAATTATGCCAGAAAACGCCCCACATAGAAGGGATATTTTCTTTATTTATACTTTTTGGCAAATCCATTTTTGAACCTTCTTTTAGAAATTTAGTAGTAAATCCTGCAAAGGGGCCAAATAGCAATTCTTTTTTGCCGTTTATATATCTGGTATCCAGGTGTGGGGTAGACATGGGGGGAGCATCTGGCCCGGCTTTACTGTAGACTTTAGCCCAATGTTGCTCTATAACTTTACGGTTTTTACAAACCAACCATTGGCCATCTACAGGAAATCCGCCATAGCCGTCCTTTTCTTCTATCTCTACTTTTTGAAGTAAAGGTAGGGCACCGCCCCCGGCACCAATAAAAACGTGTTCAGCATCATAATAAGTGACTTTGCCAGAATCTAAATTTTGAGCTTCTACTGTCCATTCCAGAGTTTCATCTGGATCTACATCTAAAACATCGGTGTTTCTTAAAACGGGAACATTAAATTGTTCTTCCAGGACTTTAAAATATTGTTGTGAGAGTTCTTCAAAATTAACCTCGGTCCCAATTTCCATTCGTGTGGCAGCCATTTTCTCATTCTCGCGGCCTTTAGCGATTAACGGGATCCATTCTTTTAATTTATTTGGGTTTTCAGAAAATTTCATTTCTTCAAACATTGGCGTTTGGGTAAGCGCTTTAAATCGACTTTTAAGAAAATTGATATTATCTTCACCATTAACCCAGCTGTGATGGGGAACTGAATGAATAAAATTCTGAGGCTCTTTTATAAGTTTTTGGTCTACCAGATAGGCCCAGAATTGTTTACTGGTTTCAAACTGACTAAAAATTTCGATTGCTTTACTAATATCTATACTACCATCAGAATTTTCAGGGGTATAGTTAAGTTCGCAAAGTGCCGAATGCCCGGTACCGGCATTATTCCACGCACCAGAACTTTCTTTAGCTACTTCTCCCAGCTTTTCAAAAATGATTATTTTGATCTTAGGATCTATTAACTTCAGCATTAATGCGAGTGTAGCACTCATTATGCCGCCTCCCACGCAAATAAGATCGTAGTTATTTTCTTCGCGTACTTTTTGATTCATAGCCTGGTTTTTCTCAAACTTAGAAAAATACAAACCCAATCTTAGCCAATAAAATATTAAACCTGATAAGATTTATTTAACCTCTAACTATTTTTTAATCTGAAGTTGAGGTTTCATACTGCAATTCCTTATGCTCGGTTCTAACTTTCTTTACACTTCTGTTTAGCAGTAAACTAATAATTAATGCAACGATAATTAGCCCGGTAAAAACGTAGAAAACGGGAATATAACTTCCGGTTCGGGTATAGATTTGCGAGACCAGGGTAGGACCAATAAGTCCGCCCAGAGACCAGGTAGTTAATAAATATCCGTGAATTGCTCCAAGTTCTTTTGTGCCAAAAAGATCGCCTATAAAAGCCGGAAGGTTAGAAAACCCACCGCCGTAACAACTTACTACCAGAAAAATAAAGATTTGAAAAATAATAGCACTGCTAATAATTGGTAAGGTAATAAAAGCAATAAGCTGAATTATGAAGAAAATAATAAATACTTTTGGACGTGAAATATAATCTGAAGCCGCAGCCCAGCCTAATCTTCCGCCACCATTAAAAATTCCCATGAGTCCCACCATAGTAGCTGCTGCACCTGCCGAGAGTCCAACGATGTTTTGTGCCATTGGGGAAGCTACAGAAATCATCATAATTCCTGCGCTTGTATTTATTAGCATCATTGTCCAGAGCATCCAGAAATGCTTGGTTCTAACAGCTTCACCAGATGTAGCTTGAGATAAGTCTCTTTTTATTTTTTTTGTACCCGCTTTTACCGCTGCTTCCATTCCTGCTGGCATCCAGTTTTTTGGCGGTGGTGCGATGTAAGAAGCGCCAAGCATCATTAAAACAAAATACGAGGCTCCTAAAATATAAAAAGTAGTACTGATGCCGATAGATTCTATTAAACTTGCGGCCACTGGTGCAGTGAGTAAAGCACCGGTGCCAAATCCCAGTACAGCCATTCCTGTAGCTAAACCTCGCTTGTCTGGAAACCATTTTACCAAAGTTGAAACGGGAGCTATATAACCAATTCCCAGCCCCAGCCCGCTTAATAACCCGTAGGAGAGTAGGAATCCTGTTAACGAATCCATTGAAATGGCAAATCCTGAGCCGGCCTGGCCTAAACCAAATAAAACTGCAGCCAGCATAGCCGATTTCTTTGGGCCGCTTCTCTCTACAAATTTTCCGAATAAGGCTGCAGAACCTCCACCGAGGACCATC is a window of Salegentibacter salegens DNA encoding:
- a CDS encoding L-lactate MFS transporter is translated as MSAPNKNRWLIAASAVFIHISIGAAYAYSVYTQPLVETKGWSMASVTTAFTIMMVLGGGSAALFGKFVERSGPKKSAMLAAVLFGLGQAGSGFAISMDSLTGFLLSYGLLSGLGLGIGYIAPVSTLVKWFPDKRGLATGMAVLGFGTGALLTAPVAASLIESIGISTTFYILGASYFVLMMLGASYIAPPPKNWMPAGMEAAVKAGTKKIKRDLSQATSGEAVRTKHFWMLWTMMLINTSAGIMMISVASPMAQNIVGLSAGAAATMVGLMGIFNGGGRLGWAAASDYISRPKVFIIFFIIQLIAFITLPIISSAIIFQIFIFLVVSCYGGGFSNLPAFIGDLFGTKELGAIHGYLLTTWSLGGLIGPTLVSQIYTRTGSYIPVFYVFTGLIIVALIISLLLNRSVKKVRTEHKELQYETSTSD